One Bacillus sp. 1780r2a1 DNA segment encodes these proteins:
- a CDS encoding aromatic acid exporter family protein encodes MKYKIGYRTFKTAVGTALAISIAQLIGLEFFPSAGIITILCIQNSQKKSLQSAFDRFVACSISILFSFIFFEGIAYHPAVIGLMLLFFIPLTVILKVNGGIVTSSVILLHIYSLENMTWQIVLNELGLIVVGIGVALLVNLYMPSLDKELRQYQQDIEENFHIMLKEMAIYLRINESTWSGKEIADTAVLLEKAKSLAFRDVENHFVRSENYYYRYFKIREKQLEILERTLPLLTSIDLVVEQRYMIADFIEELSFSIHPGNTAKLFLLKLEQLKESFQSMDLPKSREEFEARADLLHFVKEIEQYLIIKQSLKIT; translated from the coding sequence ATGAAATATAAAATTGGTTATCGAACCTTTAAAACAGCCGTAGGTACTGCACTAGCAATTAGCATTGCACAGCTCATTGGCCTTGAGTTTTTCCCATCAGCGGGGATTATTACAATCTTATGTATACAAAATTCACAGAAAAAATCGTTGCAAAGTGCGTTTGATCGCTTTGTAGCTTGTTCGATTTCAATTTTATTTTCATTTATTTTCTTTGAAGGAATTGCTTACCACCCAGCGGTTATTGGGCTAATGCTGCTATTTTTCATTCCGTTAACCGTTATTTTAAAGGTGAACGGAGGAATTGTAACAAGTTCGGTTATCTTATTGCACATTTATTCTCTTGAAAATATGACGTGGCAAATTGTTTTAAACGAATTGGGGCTAATTGTGGTTGGGATTGGCGTAGCGCTTCTTGTTAACTTATACATGCCAAGTTTAGACAAAGAGCTTCGTCAGTATCAGCAGGACATTGAAGAGAATTTTCATATTATGCTTAAAGAAATGGCGATTTATTTAAGAATAAACGAAAGTACTTGGTCCGGTAAAGAAATTGCTGATACAGCAGTGCTTTTAGAAAAAGCTAAAAGTTTAGCCTTTCGAGATGTTGAAAACCATTTTGTACGTTCAGAAAATTATTATTATCGATATTTTAAAATTCGTGAAAAACAATTAGAAATTCTAGAACGTACTCTTCCTCTTCTCACATCAATCGATCTTGTGGTTGAACAAAGATATATGATTGCTGATTTTATTGAAGAATTAAGTTTTTCTATTCACCCTGGTAATACAGCCAAGCTTTTTTTATTAAAGCTAGAGCAACTCAAAGAATCTTTTCAAAGCATGGATCTACCTAAGTCTCGTGAAGAATTTGAAGCGCGAGCGGATCTGTTACATTTTGTAAAGGAAATAGAGCAATATTTAATTATTAAACAAAGCTTAAAAATTACGTAA
- the prli42 gene encoding stressosome-associated protein Prli42 codes for MSNKKWQKIVVYLMLGTMVITTVLAGITMWL; via the coding sequence ATGTCGAATAAAAAATGGCAAAAAATTGTGGTCTATTTAATGCTAGGAACAATGGTAATCACAACTGTTCTTGCTGGCATTACAATGTGGCTATAA
- the mce gene encoding methylmalonyl-CoA epimerase — MNKIDHIGIAVHSIDKIKPFYERQLGLVCLGTEKVENQGVKVAFFQCGDSKIELLEPLNDSSPVAKFIQKRGEGIHHIAFGVKSIEERIQELKERGIKMIDDEPRLGAGGAAIAFLHPSSTAGVLYELCEKKPTKEE; from the coding sequence ATGAACAAAATTGATCATATTGGCATTGCTGTTCACTCGATTGATAAAATTAAACCATTTTATGAGAGGCAGCTTGGCTTAGTATGCTTAGGGACAGAAAAAGTAGAAAATCAAGGTGTAAAGGTAGCTTTTTTTCAATGCGGTGATTCGAAAATTGAGCTTCTTGAACCTTTAAATGATAGCAGTCCAGTTGCTAAATTTATTCAAAAGCGTGGAGAAGGTATACATCACATTGCTTTTGGCGTTAAGAGCATTGAAGAACGGATTCAAGAACTGAAAGAACGTGGAATTAAAATGATTGATGATGAGCCAAGATTAGGAGCTGGTGGTGCGGCCATTGCTTTTTTACATCCGTCTTCCACGGCAGGGGTTTTGTATGAGCTTTGTGAAAAGAAACCAACAAAGGAGGAATAG
- a CDS encoding L,D-transpeptidase, with product MHVVFLILVLVSPIWPLGENPLPADPFIIVNKQTNELAYIEHGKIESVIKVGSGRTKDLTPEGEFTITVKAANPYYRKDKIEGGDPTNPLGLRWIGFDAKDTDGRIYGIHGTNQPNSIGKYVSNGCIRLRNERVVELYEKVPLGTKVWIVTSGKPFEDLAKEKGIEVQ from the coding sequence ATGCACGTCGTATTTCTTATTTTAGTACTTGTATCACCAATTTGGCCGCTGGGAGAAAATCCTTTACCAGCTGACCCTTTTATTATTGTAAACAAACAGACAAATGAATTAGCATATATTGAACATGGTAAGATAGAGAGTGTTATTAAAGTGGGTTCAGGAAGAACAAAAGATTTAACACCAGAAGGGGAATTCACAATCACAGTCAAAGCAGCAAATCCTTATTATCGCAAAGATAAGATAGAAGGTGGGGACCCTACTAATCCACTTGGATTGAGGTGGATTGGATTTGATGCAAAAGACACGGATGGACGAATTTATGGCATTCACGGTACAAACCAGCCAAACTCTATCGGTAAGTATGTTTCGAATGGGTGCATTAGGCTTCGAAATGAGCGAGTTGTGGAGTTATATGAAAAGGTTCCTCTTGGAACAAAAGTATGGATTGTGACCAGTGGAAAACCCTTTGAAGACCTAGCGAAAGAAAAAGGAATAGAGGTGCAATAA